One window of the Shewanella khirikhana genome contains the following:
- a CDS encoding glycerate kinase — protein sequence MKIVIAPDSFKESLSAMEVADVIEAGFKQVLPDATYVKLPMADGGEGTVQSLVDATGGAIVPVEVTAPLGNKVEGFLGMLGSGSCPDNGSGDGSESATSEARRAVIEMAAASGIHLVAPEQRNPLLTSSFGTGELILAALERGVTHLILGIGGSATNDGGAGMITALGGKLLKADGSPIAFGGGGLAELSHIDLTGLDPRLAGLTIEVACDVNNPLCGPKGASAVFGPQKGATPEMVATLDANLTRYADCIESTLGKSVKDIPGAGAAGGMGAALVGLLGAELKPGIQIVIEALKLADAVADADLVITGEGRIDSQTIHGKTPIGVARCAKQFGKPVIGIAGCLTDDCGVVHDHGIDAVFAVVNRAMALPEALATARTNLEVTARNVAALYRLQR from the coding sequence ATGAAAATTGTAATTGCCCCCGATTCGTTTAAAGAGAGTCTGAGCGCCATGGAAGTGGCCGATGTTATCGAGGCCGGTTTCAAACAGGTATTGCCCGACGCGACTTATGTAAAACTGCCGATGGCCGATGGCGGCGAAGGCACAGTGCAATCGCTGGTGGATGCTACAGGCGGCGCCATAGTGCCGGTGGAAGTGACTGCACCGCTGGGTAATAAAGTAGAAGGCTTTTTGGGGATGCTCGGTTCTGGTTCTTGCCCAGATAATGGTTCGGGCGATGGCTCTGAATCTGCCACGAGCGAAGCCAGGCGCGCGGTTATCGAGATGGCGGCGGCATCGGGCATTCATCTGGTGGCGCCTGAGCAGCGTAACCCGCTGCTGACCTCAAGCTTTGGCACCGGCGAGCTGATTTTGGCGGCGCTGGAGCGGGGCGTGACCCACCTGATTCTGGGCATTGGCGGCAGCGCCACCAATGACGGCGGCGCAGGTATGATAACCGCCCTTGGCGGCAAGCTTTTAAAAGCCGATGGCAGCCCGATAGCCTTTGGCGGCGGCGGTCTGGCGGAGCTCAGCCATATCGATTTAACCGGCCTCGACCCACGTTTGGCGGGGCTGACCATTGAAGTGGCCTGTGATGTGAATAATCCACTCTGTGGCCCCAAGGGCGCCTCGGCAGTATTTGGCCCGCAAAAGGGCGCGACCCCTGAGATGGTTGCGACGCTTGATGCAAACCTTACGCGTTATGCCGACTGCATCGAGAGCACCCTTGGCAAGTCAGTCAAAGACATCCCCGGCGCGGGAGCCGCCGGTGGCATGGGCGCGGCGCTGGTGGGGTTACTTGGCGCCGAGCTTAAGCCCGGCATCCAGATTGTGATTGAAGCGCTGAAGCTTGCCGATGCCGTGGCCGATGCCGATTTGGTGATTACCGGCGAGGGCCGCATCGACAGCCAGACCATTCACGGCAAAACCCCCATCGGCGTGGCCCGCTGCGCCAAGCAGTTTGGCAAGCCGGTGATTGGCATCGCAGGTTGCCTTACCGACGATTGCGGCGTGGTACATGACCATGGCATAGATGCGGTGTTTGCCGTGGTAAACCGCGCCATGGCACTGCCCGAAGCACTCGCCACCGCCCGCACTAACCTTGAAGTTACCGCCCGCAACGTCGCCGCGCTGTACCGCTTGCAGCGCTGA
- a CDS encoding GntP family permease has protein sequence MTSVTALGAIAALSIAIFLILKKVPPAYGMIVGALAGGLIGGADLTQTVALMIGGAQGITTAVMRILAAGVLAGVLIESGAATTIAETIVKKIGETRALLALALATMILTAVGVFVDVAVITVAPIALAIARRADLSKAAILLAMIGGGKAGNVMSPNPNAIAAADAFNLPLTSVMAAGIIPGIFGLVMAYWIAKRLNNKGSKVAAEEVVSVDESNLPRFLAAISAPLVAILLLALRPIAGIVVDPLIALPLGGLVGALMMGKFSKVNQYAVSGLARMAPVAIMLLGTGTLAGIIANSGLKDVLISSLSASGLPSYLLAPISGALMSLATASTTAGTVVASNVFSSTLIELGVSGLAGAAMIHAGATVFDHMPHGSFFHATGGSVHMGVGERLKLLPYETAVGLTIATVSTLMFGVFGLA, from the coding sequence ATGACTTCGGTAACCGCCCTTGGCGCCATTGCAGCCTTATCCATCGCTATCTTTCTTATCCTCAAAAAGGTGCCGCCCGCCTACGGCATGATAGTCGGCGCCCTTGCCGGCGGCCTGATTGGCGGCGCCGATTTAACCCAAACCGTGGCGCTGATGATTGGCGGTGCCCAGGGCATCACCACTGCGGTAATGCGGATTCTGGCGGCCGGTGTACTGGCCGGGGTGCTGATTGAATCCGGCGCGGCCACCACCATTGCCGAAACCATAGTGAAGAAAATCGGCGAGACCCGCGCGCTGCTGGCGCTGGCACTGGCGACCATGATTTTGACCGCCGTGGGCGTGTTTGTGGACGTGGCGGTAATTACAGTAGCGCCGATTGCGCTTGCCATTGCCCGGCGCGCCGACCTCTCCAAGGCAGCAATTCTGCTTGCCATGATTGGCGGCGGTAAAGCGGGTAACGTGATGTCGCCCAACCCCAACGCCATTGCGGCCGCCGATGCCTTTAACCTGCCGCTGACCTCGGTAATGGCGGCTGGCATTATCCCCGGCATCTTTGGTCTGGTAATGGCCTACTGGATTGCCAAGCGTTTGAATAACAAGGGTAGCAAGGTTGCCGCCGAAGAAGTGGTGAGTGTGGATGAAAGCAATCTGCCACGCTTCCTTGCCGCTATCAGTGCGCCACTTGTGGCCATTTTGCTGCTGGCGCTGCGCCCCATTGCCGGCATTGTGGTTGACCCGCTGATTGCACTGCCGCTGGGCGGTTTGGTGGGTGCGCTGATGATGGGCAAATTCTCCAAGGTGAACCAGTATGCGGTGTCGGGTCTTGCCCGCATGGCGCCGGTGGCCATTATGCTGCTGGGTACAGGTACCCTTGCCGGCATCATCGCCAACTCAGGGCTTAAAGATGTGCTTATCAGCAGCCTGAGTGCCTCTGGCTTGCCATCTTACCTGCTGGCACCTATCTCCGGTGCGCTGATGTCGCTGGCGACTGCGTCGACCACAGCCGGTACCGTGGTGGCCTCCAACGTGTTCAGCTCCACCCTGATTGAACTGGGCGTAAGCGGGCTTGCGGGCGCAGCCATGATCCACGCCGGTGCCACCGTATTTGACCATATGCCACACGGCTCCTTCTTCCATGCCACCGGCGGCAGTGTGCACATGGGTGTGGGCGAGCGCCTAAAGCTGCTGCCTTACGAGACCGCTGTCGGCCTGACCATTGCCACTGTTTCTACCCTGATGTTTGGTGTGTTCGGCCTCGCCTAA
- a CDS encoding sugar diacid recognition domain-containing protein, with amino-acid sequence MQLNDALAAQIVSRAMKILSFSVNVMNEHGLIIASGNPERLHQRHEGAVLALAENRVVEINEATARQLKGVRPGINLPIEYQGKRIGVIGISGEPDEVRSYAELVRMTAELILEQAALTEQLQWDKRHKEELVLQLIRGEGNVDQLQQAARFLGLDLSQPRVVAVLALEEAQPARLRELVHQLENPERDNLVAIHGLDEIVVLKPAKIVDYVWQSEQERGRVKQLLARIPHFKVRIAVGDYFAGVDGLARSYQTARDTLRRGMRQAPRKQVYFFEDYRLPVLLGSLADSWQADELRAPLKLLTRADTKGVLVKTLRQYFAMNCDLNRCAEALFVHPNTLRYRISRIEQITGLNINNLDDKLLLYLGLNLED; translated from the coding sequence ATGCAACTTAACGATGCCCTAGCGGCGCAGATTGTCAGCCGGGCGATGAAAATTCTGTCGTTCTCGGTCAACGTGATGAACGAGCACGGGCTGATTATTGCGTCCGGCAATCCGGAGCGGCTGCATCAACGTCACGAAGGGGCGGTGCTGGCGCTGGCCGAAAATCGGGTGGTAGAGATTAACGAGGCCACCGCCCGTCAGCTTAAAGGGGTACGGCCGGGTATTAATCTGCCTATTGAGTATCAGGGCAAGCGTATTGGGGTTATCGGGATTTCGGGCGAGCCAGATGAAGTGCGTTCCTATGCCGAGCTGGTGCGGATGACCGCCGAGCTGATTCTGGAGCAGGCGGCGCTGACCGAGCAGTTGCAGTGGGACAAGCGCCACAAGGAGGAGCTGGTGCTGCAGCTTATTCGCGGCGAGGGCAATGTGGATCAGCTTCAGCAGGCGGCGCGGTTTTTGGGGCTCGATTTGTCGCAGCCCCGCGTGGTGGCGGTACTGGCGCTGGAAGAGGCGCAGCCGGCGCGGCTTAGGGAACTGGTGCATCAGCTTGAAAACCCCGAGCGCGACAACCTGGTGGCCATTCATGGGCTGGATGAAATTGTGGTGCTCAAGCCTGCCAAAATCGTCGATTACGTATGGCAGTCGGAGCAGGAGCGGGGGCGGGTAAAGCAGCTGTTGGCGCGTATTCCGCACTTTAAGGTACGCATTGCGGTGGGCGATTATTTTGCCGGAGTCGATGGGCTGGCGCGCTCGTATCAAACCGCTCGCGACACCCTGCGCCGGGGCATGCGTCAGGCACCGCGCAAGCAGGTGTACTTTTTTGAAGACTACCGGCTGCCGGTGCTGCTTGGCAGCCTCGCTGATTCGTGGCAGGCCGATGAGCTGCGCGCGCCGCTGAAACTCCTTACCCGTGCCGACACCAAGGGCGTGCTGGTTAAAACCCTGCGGCAGTATTTCGCCATGAACTGTGATCTTAATCGCTGCGCCGAAGCCCTGTTTGTTCACCCCAATACCCTGCGCTACCGCATCAGCCGCATAGAACAGATAACTGGCTTGAATATCAATAACCTGGATGACAAATTACTGCTATACCTCGGGCTGAATCTTGAAGATTGA
- a CDS encoding immune inhibitor A domain-containing protein translates to MIRKSLIALSVATGACIGLPALAADQPELHQQGGFDMAIADEHKLISMLKQSGKIAQNATLNEAEQALANYLRERQEQERVRAGSVSDEAIKQFGLGSKNHFGGALQNGGGNKLGIGKHNKPAPMVLENYEGEQRTAKILAILMEFPDFPHNSIQPGETGMYYADYTPAHYSSLMFGQSGWTGPAGQNFVSMKQYYEAQSGNSYSVEGQVAGWYMAQHNAAYYGGNPSGNIRALVREALAAAAADPSVDMSQFDIEDRYDLDGDGNVWEPDGLVDHVMIIHSSVGEEAGGGQLGEDAIWSHRWNLGSVFGIPGTSTPIPYWGGAMGAFDYTVQPADGAVGVFAHEYGHDLGLPDEYDTQYTGRGEPVSSWSIMSSGSWAGVLGGTEPTGFSAWAKEFLSNRWGLNWLSGSTIHFNDIPADGITGLLDQAVSKGTNNDAIRIDLPDKENIIVTPTSGQYAYHGGSGNNLRNQMYMPLDLSSASSASVSFKAWFDIEADWDYGYVMVYNPATDTAEPVAGNITTNSNPNGQNFGNGITGQSGGWVDASFDLSAYAGQQVYLMFYYWSDGYVANPGLYIDDVQVAVDANSSADDAEGAGLFTLDGFTKDTGKFFTPHYYLVEWRNHQGVDQGLKHINVAGKLMEFNEGLLVWYVDPSFDNNWVGVHPGDGFLGVVDADRHTNLWSGGDVASTRYQIHDAAFNLDKSAKLTLDLKDAYDLFLRDNFTKRNPVFDDSTSFISADIPDAGRNVPNYGLKIRVVSQSDDKSVGQILIYK, encoded by the coding sequence ATGATTCGGAAATCTCTTATCGCATTGTCGGTAGCCACCGGTGCCTGCATCGGTTTGCCAGCGCTGGCAGCAGATCAGCCTGAGCTGCATCAGCAAGGCGGCTTTGATATGGCCATTGCCGATGAGCACAAGCTTATCTCTATGTTAAAGCAGTCGGGCAAAATTGCTCAGAACGCGACATTAAACGAGGCCGAACAGGCCCTGGCCAACTATCTGCGCGAGCGTCAGGAACAGGAGCGCGTTCGTGCTGGTTCTGTTTCCGATGAGGCCATCAAGCAATTTGGTTTGGGCAGCAAAAACCACTTTGGTGGCGCCCTGCAAAATGGCGGCGGCAACAAGCTGGGGATTGGCAAGCACAACAAGCCTGCGCCCATGGTGCTGGAAAACTATGAAGGTGAGCAGCGCACGGCGAAAATCCTGGCCATTTTGATGGAGTTCCCGGATTTTCCCCACAACAGCATTCAGCCCGGTGAAACCGGCATGTACTACGCAGACTACACGCCTGCGCATTACAGCTCGCTGATGTTTGGTCAAAGTGGCTGGACCGGCCCTGCCGGGCAGAACTTTGTCTCCATGAAGCAATACTACGAAGCGCAGTCGGGCAACAGCTATTCAGTTGAAGGCCAGGTTGCCGGTTGGTACATGGCGCAGCACAACGCCGCATATTATGGTGGTAACCCTTCCGGCAATATCCGTGCACTGGTGCGTGAAGCCCTGGCCGCCGCGGCTGCCGATCCCAGTGTGGATATGTCGCAGTTCGATATCGAAGACAGATACGATCTCGATGGCGATGGCAATGTGTGGGAACCCGATGGGCTGGTGGATCACGTGATGATCATCCACTCCAGCGTGGGCGAAGAAGCCGGTGGTGGTCAGTTGGGTGAAGATGCCATTTGGTCGCACCGTTGGAACCTCGGCAGCGTGTTCGGTATTCCCGGCACCTCAACCCCAATTCCTTACTGGGGCGGCGCCATGGGTGCCTTCGATTACACAGTGCAGCCAGCCGATGGCGCCGTGGGCGTATTTGCCCACGAATACGGCCACGATTTGGGCCTGCCTGATGAATACGATACCCAGTACACAGGTCGCGGCGAACCCGTGTCTTCCTGGTCCATCATGTCCAGCGGCAGCTGGGCCGGTGTGCTTGGTGGCACTGAGCCAACCGGTTTCAGCGCCTGGGCCAAAGAGTTCCTGTCGAACAGATGGGGTCTTAACTGGCTGTCTGGCAGCACCATTCATTTCAATGACATTCCTGCCGATGGTATCACGGGTCTTTTGGATCAGGCGGTTTCCAAGGGCACCAACAACGATGCTATCCGTATCGACCTGCCCGATAAGGAAAACATCATAGTTACCCCCACCAGTGGCCAATATGCCTACCATGGTGGTTCAGGCAACAACCTGCGTAATCAAATGTATATGCCACTGGATTTGAGCAGTGCCAGCAGCGCCAGCGTCAGCTTCAAGGCGTGGTTTGATATCGAAGCCGATTGGGACTACGGCTATGTCATGGTCTACAACCCAGCCACTGACACCGCTGAACCCGTCGCAGGTAACATCACCACCAACAGCAACCCCAATGGCCAGAACTTTGGTAATGGCATCACAGGGCAGTCCGGTGGTTGGGTAGACGCCAGCTTCGACCTGTCGGCCTATGCCGGTCAGCAGGTGTATCTGATGTTCTACTACTGGAGTGATGGCTATGTTGCCAACCCAGGTCTGTACATCGACGATGTGCAGGTAGCGGTTGATGCAAACAGCAGTGCTGACGATGCCGAAGGTGCTGGCCTGTTCACCCTTGACGGCTTTACCAAGGACACAGGTAAGTTCTTCACCCCACACTACTATCTGGTTGAGTGGCGTAACCATCAGGGTGTTGACCAGGGTCTCAAGCACATCAATGTGGCCGGTAAGTTGATGGAATTCAACGAAGGTTTGCTGGTGTGGTACGTTGACCCCTCCTTCGACAACAACTGGGTGGGTGTACACCCTGGTGATGGCTTCCTCGGCGTGGTTGATGCCGACCGCCATACCAATTTGTGGAGCGGTGGCGACGTAGCCTCTACCCGTTATCAGATCCACGATGCCGCCTTCAATCTGGACAAGTCAGCCAAGCTGACCCTGGATCTGAAAGACGCATACGATCTGTTCCTGCGTGACAACTTCACCAAGCGTAACCCTGTGTTTGATGACAGCACTTCGTTTATCAGTGCCGACATCCCGGATGCAGGCCGCAACGTGCCTAACTACGGTCTGAAAATCCGCGTAGTTAGCCAGAGTGACGACAAGTCTGTAGGTCAAATCCTGATCTACAAATAA
- a CDS encoding alpha/beta hydrolase, translating to MTLSFSLPSACLLLGILSAATVGSAVAGTTEPSAGIAGFTLPRSQVFELEDPLSQRRYQIAVQLPKSPAKLATAPQVYLLDAPYAFPIVTGAMRFPVNSGAMEDALVIGIGYALGDKGQASRVRDYTPTRDNDWKLTTGGAAAHADFIEQVLFDEIAHRFVSAGQGANSTQTPRRIFIGNSLGGLFGGWLIQARPELFDDYILGSPSVWFDNEAVLKSTVAPIADSKPLRPGRVFIAVGSAELPPAQGHDMVAGARKLKARLSALPRRQLEIKYLEIPEADHSMAFPTSAIHGLSWLLERPQND from the coding sequence ATGACCCTTAGCTTTTCGCTCCCTTCCGCTTGCCTGCTGCTGGGCATACTGAGCGCCGCCACTGTTGGCAGTGCCGTTGCAGGCACCACTGAGCCCAGTGCGGGAATCGCGGGCTTTACCCTGCCCCGCTCTCAGGTATTTGAACTAGAGGATCCTCTCAGCCAGCGGCGTTATCAGATTGCGGTGCAGCTACCCAAGTCACCCGCGAAACTCGCCACCGCGCCGCAGGTGTATCTGCTCGATGCCCCCTACGCCTTCCCGATAGTCACAGGGGCCATGCGCTTCCCGGTAAATAGCGGCGCCATGGAGGACGCACTGGTTATCGGCATCGGATACGCCCTGGGCGATAAAGGCCAGGCAAGCCGGGTTCGTGACTATACGCCGACCCGGGACAACGACTGGAAGCTTACCACCGGCGGCGCGGCCGCCCATGCCGACTTTATCGAGCAGGTGCTGTTTGATGAGATTGCCCATCGTTTTGTGTCAGCAGGTCAAGGCGCAAACTCCACGCAGACACCCAGGCGCATTTTTATCGGCAACTCCCTCGGCGGGCTCTTTGGTGGCTGGCTCATCCAGGCGCGCCCGGAACTCTTCGATGATTACATCCTCGGCAGCCCATCGGTGTGGTTCGATAACGAAGCTGTGCTGAAAAGCACTGTGGCTCCCATTGCCGACAGCAAACCGCTGCGGCCAGGCAGGGTATTTATCGCGGTGGGCAGCGCCGAACTGCCGCCAGCTCAGGGTCATGACATGGTAGCTGGCGCCCGCAAACTGAAGGCAAGGCTCAGCGCCCTGCCCAGACGTCAGCTCGAGATTAAGTACCTCGAGATACCCGAAGCCGACCACAGCATGGCCTTCCCCACCAGCGCCATTCATGGCCTGAGCTGGCTGCTGGAGCGTCCGCAAAACGACTGA
- a CDS encoding choice-of-anchor I family protein — MTFKQGILALTLTALLAGCSSDGDNGAQGEQGAPGAAGQAGQPGKDALRELEIQVVGRFASGIYGKSAAEIVQFHKSSASVFAINAASNQIEIIKLAGLPTAAVATPVSDNSLSSAPMTFPAAVSVKASDNSDMELALGVANSIAIHGDWLAIAVENAVKTATGAVLFYQLDSNGAATFVKAVAVGALPDMLTFTPDGSKVLVANEGEPDSDYLADPEGSISLISFENGQPADHADSINFNDDIRFSSKLIKADAYDTEAERRALLTAAGVKFASPDGTTVAQDLEPEYISVADDSKTAWVSLQENNAIGILDLEANTVEIKALGLKDWSQYRLDFTNKDGVANLQYAPGVYGLYQPDTIASYRWNGASFIVTANEGDSRDWDAYSEDIRVADVIDPDEFNLQLSPELQALYDQSGGKDGLGRLKVTSALLDEDKDGIVERLYAYGGRSFSIWDAQMNQVFDSGDDFGRIGSAILGKYFNSAHTENKGDDRSDDKGGEPEAIDVGTIQGRTYAFIGQERSGDLFVYDITNPFQAAFVAHYNNRNFEVSFEMDDDLADPCDSGEGMDCTEVLNAGDLGPESIKFIAAENSPSGAPLLIVGNEVSGSVTVYQVNEKD; from the coding sequence ATGACATTCAAACAAGGGATTCTGGCGCTGACGCTTACCGCGCTGCTGGCGGGCTGTTCATCGGACGGTGACAATGGCGCCCAGGGCGAACAGGGGGCGCCCGGTGCGGCCGGACAGGCAGGTCAGCCAGGTAAAGATGCGCTGCGCGAGCTGGAAATTCAGGTGGTTGGACGCTTCGCCAGTGGCATTTACGGCAAGTCTGCCGCCGAAATTGTGCAGTTTCACAAAAGCTCGGCCAGCGTGTTTGCCATTAACGCCGCCAGTAACCAAATTGAAATCATCAAGCTGGCGGGCCTGCCGACCGCCGCAGTAGCGACGCCGGTCAGCGACAATAGCCTGAGTTCGGCGCCCATGACTTTCCCGGCGGCCGTTAGCGTAAAAGCGAGCGATAACAGCGACATGGAACTGGCGCTGGGTGTGGCCAACTCCATTGCCATCCACGGTGACTGGCTGGCAATTGCAGTGGAAAACGCCGTGAAGACCGCCACAGGTGCGGTGCTTTTTTATCAGCTCGACAGCAATGGTGCCGCCACCTTTGTTAAAGCCGTAGCCGTGGGCGCCCTGCCCGACATGCTGACCTTCACCCCCGATGGCAGCAAGGTGCTGGTTGCCAACGAAGGCGAGCCAGATAGCGATTATCTGGCCGACCCCGAAGGCTCTATCAGTTTGATTAGCTTTGAAAATGGTCAGCCAGCCGACCATGCTGACAGCATCAACTTCAATGACGATATCCGCTTTTCCAGCAAGCTTATCAAGGCCGATGCCTATGATACCGAGGCCGAGCGCCGTGCCCTGCTGACCGCGGCCGGGGTAAAGTTTGCCAGCCCCGATGGCACCACAGTAGCCCAGGATCTGGAACCTGAGTACATCAGCGTGGCCGACGACAGCAAAACCGCCTGGGTATCGCTGCAGGAAAACAATGCCATCGGCATTCTCGACCTTGAAGCCAACACAGTGGAGATCAAGGCCCTGGGGCTGAAGGACTGGAGCCAGTACCGCCTCGATTTCACCAACAAAGACGGCGTTGCCAATCTGCAATACGCCCCCGGTGTTTATGGTCTGTATCAGCCCGACACCATTGCCTCGTACCGCTGGAATGGCGCCTCCTTTATTGTGACCGCCAACGAAGGCGACTCCCGCGACTGGGACGCCTACTCGGAAGATATCCGCGTGGCCGATGTCATCGACCCGGACGAGTTCAACCTGCAACTCTCCCCCGAGCTGCAGGCGCTGTACGACCAAAGCGGCGGCAAGGATGGCCTGGGGCGGCTGAAGGTGACATCAGCACTGCTGGATGAAGACAAAGACGGCATAGTCGAACGCCTTTACGCCTACGGCGGCCGCTCGTTTTCCATCTGGGATGCGCAAATGAATCAGGTATTTGATTCGGGTGATGACTTTGGCCGCATCGGCTCGGCGATTCTCGGTAAGTATTTCAACAGCGCTCACACCGAGAACAAGGGCGATGACCGCTCTGACGACAAGGGCGGCGAACCGGAAGCCATAGATGTAGGCACAATCCAGGGCCGCACCTATGCTTTTATCGGCCAGGAGCGCTCCGGCGACCTGTTTGTGTATGACATCACCAATCCATTCCAGGCCGCCTTTGTTGCCCATTACAACAACCGCAACTTCGAGGTGAGCTTCGAGATGGATGACGATCTGGCCGATCCCTGCGACAGCGGCGAAGGCATGGATTGCACCGAGGTGCTCAATGCCGGTGACCTTGGCCCGGAGAGCATTAAGTTCATTGCCGCCGAAAACAGCCCCAGCGGTGCGCCGCTGCTGATTGTAGGCAACGAAGTCAGCGGCTCGGTTACCGTGTATCAGGTCAACGAAAAAGACTGA
- a CDS encoding DUF3718 domain-containing protein — translation MDARILLAPVLLLGLGTASATEYRFVAADSKPETQMCIAAGSNKTGKLRLQMNEHHGSTRYHANSVQCNGKSLAQFAYQYGADKAYTFLAGHSYDRNKAIESVTIKDLSAANAQGSDEVVYVQVSSR, via the coding sequence ATGGACGCACGTATCCTGCTCGCCCCCGTACTGCTGCTGGGCCTTGGCACCGCCAGTGCCACCGAATACCGTTTCGTGGCAGCCGACAGCAAGCCCGAAACGCAAATGTGTATTGCCGCCGGCAGCAATAAAACCGGCAAGCTCAGACTGCAAATGAATGAACACCATGGCAGCACCCGCTACCACGCCAACAGCGTGCAGTGTAACGGCAAGAGCCTGGCCCAGTTCGCCTATCAGTACGGCGCCGACAAGGCATATACCTTCCTGGCTGGCCACTCTTACGATCGCAACAAGGCCATTGAAAGCGTCACCATTAAAGATTTGTCGGCGGCAAATGCCCAAGGCAGCGATGAGGTGGTTTACGTGCAGGTTTCGTCCCGTTGA
- the ric gene encoding iron-sulfur cluster repair di-iron protein, translating to MNTEALLQTRVGELVAQDYRFAHVFSRFGIDFCCGGGRTLWEACERAKADTTAVVDAMKHSAAEGEPDALLAELPLPQLIDYIEATHHSYVRATAPLLLEYAAKMVRAHGENHAEIKPLAGWIQALVEDLLPHLMKEEQILFPAIRAMAGGEQVSGCFGHIGNPIRAMEYEHDEAGTILKRLRELTQDYQPPAHACTTWRICYQTLAEFEADLHRHIHLENNLLFPKTLKLTQG from the coding sequence ATGAATACAGAGGCCCTGCTTCAAACCCGCGTTGGCGAACTGGTGGCTCAGGACTACCGTTTTGCCCATGTGTTTTCCCGATTTGGTATCGACTTTTGCTGTGGTGGTGGCCGCACCCTGTGGGAAGCCTGCGAGCGGGCTAAGGCCGATACCACAGCTGTGGTGGATGCCATGAAACACAGCGCCGCCGAGGGCGAGCCTGATGCCTTGCTGGCTGAGTTACCCCTGCCACAACTGATTGATTACATTGAAGCCACCCACCACAGTTATGTGCGTGCAACCGCCCCTCTGCTGCTGGAGTATGCCGCCAAGATGGTGCGCGCCCACGGCGAAAACCACGCCGAAATCAAACCGCTGGCAGGTTGGATCCAGGCTTTGGTAGAAGACTTGCTGCCGCACCTGATGAAGGAAGAACAAATCCTGTTTCCTGCCATTCGAGCCATGGCTGGCGGCGAACAGGTGAGTGGCTGCTTTGGTCACATCGGCAATCCCATCCGCGCCATGGAATACGAACACGACGAAGCCGGCACCATTTTGAAAAGATTGCGGGAACTGACCCAGGACTATCAGCCACCGGCACACGCCTGCACCACCTGGCGCATATGTTACCAGACCCTGGCCGAATTCGAGGCCGACTTACATCGCCATATTCATCTGGAAAATAATTTACTGTTTCCGAAAACACTGAAGCTCACCCAGGGGTGA
- a CDS encoding Sbal_3080 family lipoprotein: MKKIIALALFASLLGGCSIKQHVDPANINQQATVCVLENPDVREGFLQEVEKVLREKQINYQVVKELDASNNCEWTATYTANWAWDLALYMVYAEIKVYHQGKLDGQAIYDARMGGANMNKFIDAEPKIRELVEQLIAQKQAARTWAAPWQVAP; this comes from the coding sequence ATGAAGAAGATCATTGCGTTGGCGCTATTCGCCAGCTTGCTTGGCGGCTGCTCAATCAAACAACATGTGGATCCGGCCAACATCAATCAGCAGGCGACTGTGTGCGTGCTGGAAAACCCTGACGTGCGCGAAGGTTTTTTGCAGGAAGTCGAGAAGGTACTGCGCGAAAAGCAAATCAACTATCAGGTAGTGAAAGAACTGGATGCCAGCAATAACTGTGAGTGGACTGCCACTTACACCGCCAACTGGGCCTGGGATTTGGCCCTGTATATGGTCTATGCCGAAATCAAGGTTTACCACCAGGGCAAGCTCGATGGTCAGGCGATTTACGATGCCCGCATGGGCGGCGCCAATATGAACAAGTTTATCGATGCCGAGCCGAAAATCCGCGAACTGGTTGAGCAACTGATTGCCCAGAAACAAGCTGCCAGAACCTGGGCTGCGCCATGGCAAGTTGCGCCCTGA